Proteins from a genomic interval of Kitasatospora kifunensis:
- a CDS encoding type III PLP-dependent enzyme encodes MTGYAELAKRFGTPSYVYDLDRIAAARRDLFAALPEEVELFYAAKANPHPELLREMRAGEGRRCRAEISSTGELAAVLTAGFPADEILYTGPGKTEDELVEALTAGVRLFSVESLGDLRNIGAVATRLGVIATCLLRVNSANASATSSIRMTGVPSQFGFDSETLPELREQLFDVPGTDVAGAHFFPLSNAKDEASLIGEFQHTISVAARVQDELGTRFRFVDIGGGFSVPYAVSGERPVYGNLREAMASSLDEWFPGWRSGEVKFAVESGRYLVGDSGTLMVGVVNLKESRGRRFVILDGGINTFGGMSGLGRIMPVSVRLDDEGIPLEQIASLVGPLCTPGDVLGRDIELPALAPGDVVNIPNAGAYGPTASLLMFLGRPAPTEILVRGEELVSVSRIEHIRAYELGQEL; translated from the coding sequence GTGACCGGCTACGCCGAGCTCGCCAAGCGCTTCGGTACTCCGTCGTACGTCTACGACCTGGACCGCATCGCGGCTGCCCGACGCGACCTGTTCGCCGCACTGCCCGAGGAGGTCGAACTCTTCTACGCGGCGAAGGCGAACCCGCACCCCGAGCTGTTGCGCGAGATGCGTGCCGGCGAGGGCCGGCGCTGCCGGGCGGAGATCAGCTCCACCGGCGAGCTGGCCGCGGTGCTGACCGCGGGCTTCCCCGCCGACGAGATCCTCTACACCGGCCCCGGCAAGACCGAGGACGAGCTGGTCGAGGCGCTGACCGCCGGGGTGCGGCTCTTCTCGGTCGAGTCGCTGGGCGATCTGCGCAACATCGGCGCGGTCGCCACCCGGCTCGGCGTCATCGCCACCTGCCTGCTGCGGGTCAACAGCGCCAACGCCAGCGCCACTTCCAGCATCCGGATGACCGGCGTGCCCTCCCAGTTCGGCTTCGACAGCGAGACGCTGCCCGAACTGCGCGAGCAGCTCTTCGACGTGCCGGGGACGGACGTGGCGGGCGCGCACTTCTTCCCGCTCAGCAACGCCAAGGACGAGGCGAGCCTGATCGGGGAGTTCCAGCACACCATCTCGGTGGCCGCCCGGGTGCAGGACGAGCTCGGCACGCGCTTTCGCTTCGTCGACATCGGCGGCGGCTTCTCGGTGCCCTACGCGGTCAGCGGTGAGCGGCCCGTGTACGGCAACCTGCGGGAGGCGATGGCGAGTTCGCTGGACGAGTGGTTCCCCGGCTGGCGCAGCGGCGAGGTGAAGTTCGCGGTCGAGTCCGGGCGCTACCTGGTCGGCGACAGCGGCACCCTGATGGTCGGCGTGGTCAACCTCAAGGAGAGCCGCGGCCGGCGCTTCGTGATCCTGGACGGCGGGATCAACACCTTCGGCGGCATGTCGGGCCTGGGCCGGATCATGCCGGTCTCGGTGCGCCTGGACGACGAGGGGATCCCGCTGGAGCAGATCGCCAGTCTGGTCGGCCCGCTCTGCACCCCGGGCGATGTGCTCGGCCGCGACATCGAACTGCCCGCGCTGGCGCCCGGGGACGTGGTGAACATCCCCAACGCCGGTGCCTACGGCCCGACCGCCAGCCTGCTGATGTTCCTCGGCCGCCCCGCACCGACCGAGATCCTGGTCCGCGGCGAGGAGTTGGTGTCGGTGTCGCGGATCGAGCACATCCGCGCCTACGAGCTCGGCCAGGAGCTGTGA
- a CDS encoding ACP S-malonyltransferase — protein sequence MTKRTALIFPGMGPAAFNDVGRFMVANRFARELVEVADEVLGYSLVDAFREAEGDYSEAAQVAFLVNCLASANWAKDALGVEAEAVLGPSFGEKAAVAFAQSLTMPEAVRMTAELARCMDEYFSQEHTDIVVLSFVRTPEEKLGEILAELDGQGEWHDISCYIDEGFYMLSLRESRVEWMQQRLRAIGGMPLYTMRPPLHSGAFAGLRDKAEREVLSTLHFTDPKLPVVADQDGELLTTAEQVRTMLLDSIVRPLRWPDALAGLKRFGVERVCVAGPDSLFGRVPCTTGNFEVLPANPRLAMTPRRRAAVG from the coding sequence ATGACGAAGCGAACAGCGCTGATCTTCCCCGGCATGGGTCCGGCCGCCTTCAACGACGTCGGCCGGTTCATGGTGGCGAACCGCTTCGCCAGGGAGCTGGTCGAGGTCGCCGACGAGGTGCTCGGCTACTCCCTGGTGGACGCCTTCCGCGAGGCCGAGGGCGACTACTCCGAGGCGGCCCAGGTCGCCTTCCTGGTCAACTGCCTGGCCAGCGCCAACTGGGCCAAGGACGCCCTCGGCGTCGAGGCCGAGGCCGTCCTGGGCCCCAGCTTCGGCGAGAAGGCGGCGGTCGCCTTCGCCCAGTCGCTCACGATGCCCGAGGCCGTGCGGATGACCGCCGAACTCGCGCGCTGCATGGACGAGTACTTCAGCCAGGAGCACACCGACATCGTGGTGCTCTCCTTCGTCCGCACCCCCGAGGAGAAGCTGGGCGAGATCCTCGCCGAGCTGGACGGGCAGGGCGAGTGGCACGACATCTCCTGCTACATCGACGAGGGCTTCTACATGCTCTCGCTGCGCGAGTCCCGGGTGGAGTGGATGCAGCAACGGCTGCGCGCGATCGGCGGGATGCCGCTCTACACCATGCGTCCGCCGCTGCACTCGGGCGCCTTCGCCGGGCTGCGGGACAAGGCCGAGCGCGAGGTGCTGTCCACCCTGCACTTCACCGACCCGAAGCTGCCGGTGGTGGCCGACCAGGACGGCGAGCTGCTCACCACGGCCGAGCAGGTGCGCACGATGCTGCTGGACAGCATCGTGCGTCCGCTGCGCTGGCCGGACGCGCTGGCCGGGCTCAAGCGGTTCGGCGTCGAGCGGGTCTGTGTCGCCGGCCCTGACAGCCTGTTCGGCCGAGTCCCGTGCACCACAGGAAACTTCGAGGTCCTGCCGGCCAACCCCCGGCTGGCGATGACCCCCAGGCGCCGGGCCGCCGTCGGCTGA
- a CDS encoding cytochrome P450, which produces MTQDNLATELPNFPMTRTCPFSPPEQYAKLRESEPLSQAVLKVTGKPAWLVTTHEHVKTVLGDSRVSSNLKLPGYPHQFHIPEEMLREVRLMLLSMDPPEHTAQRRYLIPEFTARRMRALRPRIQEIVDARIDAMLAAGGPVDLVSALSLAVPSLVICELLGVPYEDHPQFEEWSALMMNHDISPEEYGAAVVGLDMYLDKLITAKETEPGDDLISRFIEKNREEPIADHTDIVTMARLMLVGGHETTANMISLGVLGLLEHPEQLDAIKADPDLLPGAVEELLRFFSISDSGTARVALADIEIDGTVIKAGEGILPLNNSANHDESVFPDADTLDIRREEARSHLAFGYGIHQCIGQNLARIELEIVYGTLFRRIPGLKLAVPMSELKFKDEALVYGVHELPVTW; this is translated from the coding sequence ATGACCCAGGACAACCTGGCCACCGAACTGCCGAACTTCCCGATGACCCGCACCTGTCCGTTCAGCCCGCCGGAGCAGTACGCCAAGCTCCGGGAGAGCGAGCCGCTCTCCCAGGCGGTCCTCAAGGTCACCGGCAAGCCAGCCTGGCTGGTCACCACGCACGAGCACGTCAAGACGGTGCTCGGTGACTCCCGGGTGAGCTCCAACCTCAAACTGCCCGGCTACCCGCACCAGTTCCACATCCCCGAGGAGATGCTGCGCGAGGTCCGCCTCATGCTGCTCTCCATGGACCCGCCGGAGCACACCGCCCAACGCCGCTACCTGATCCCCGAGTTCACCGCCCGGCGGATGCGCGCGCTGCGCCCGCGGATCCAGGAGATCGTGGACGCCCGGATCGACGCGATGCTCGCGGCCGGCGGACCGGTCGACCTGGTGTCCGCGCTCTCGCTGGCGGTGCCCTCGCTGGTGATCTGCGAGCTGCTCGGCGTCCCCTACGAGGACCACCCGCAGTTCGAGGAGTGGTCGGCGCTGATGATGAACCACGACATCAGCCCGGAGGAGTACGGCGCCGCGGTCGTCGGCCTGGACATGTACCTGGACAAGCTGATCACCGCCAAGGAGACCGAGCCCGGCGACGACCTGATCAGCCGGTTCATCGAGAAGAACCGCGAAGAGCCGATCGCCGACCACACCGACATCGTCACCATGGCCCGGCTGATGCTGGTCGGCGGGCACGAGACCACCGCCAACATGATCTCGCTCGGCGTGCTCGGCCTGCTGGAGCACCCCGAGCAGCTCGACGCCATCAAGGCCGACCCCGACCTGCTGCCCGGCGCGGTGGAGGAGCTGCTGCGCTTCTTCAGCATCTCCGACTCCGGCACCGCCCGGGTCGCGCTCGCGGACATCGAGATCGACGGCACCGTCATCAAGGCGGGCGAGGGCATCCTGCCGCTCAACAACTCCGCCAACCACGACGAGAGCGTCTTCCCCGACGCCGACACCCTCGACATCCGCCGCGAGGAGGCCCGCAGCCACCTCGCCTTCGGCTACGGCATCCACCAGTGCATCGGCCAGAACCTGGCCCGGATCGAACTCGAGATCGTCTACGGCACCCTGTTCCGGCGCATCCCCGGCCTGAAGCTGGCCGTCCCGATGTCCGAGCTCAAGTTCAAGGACGAGGCGCTGGTCTACGGCGTCCACGAACTCCCCGTCACCTGGTGA
- a CDS encoding cobalamin B12-binding domain-containing protein: MSLPAEQNKPVATGPDRRAAAGQDKPAVAKRDATVIVAGGTSDSHTWNLVFLQLLLEEMGFDVVNLGPCVPTDLLVAESLARRPALLVVSSVNGHGYQDGIRMIGKVRERAELSAVPAVIGGKLGIAGAQSAEQLAELIDAGYDAVFDDGAEGIASFQRLLDSLPQRVLT; this comes from the coding sequence ATGTCGCTGCCCGCCGAGCAGAACAAGCCCGTCGCAACCGGGCCGGACAGACGCGCCGCAGCCGGGCAGGACAAGCCCGCCGTGGCCAAGCGGGACGCGACGGTCATCGTCGCGGGCGGCACCTCCGACTCGCACACCTGGAACCTGGTCTTCCTGCAACTGCTGCTGGAGGAGATGGGGTTCGACGTGGTGAACCTCGGCCCGTGCGTGCCCACCGACCTGCTGGTCGCCGAGAGCCTGGCCCGCCGCCCGGCGCTGCTGGTGGTCAGCAGCGTCAACGGACACGGCTACCAGGACGGCATCCGGATGATCGGCAAGGTGCGCGAGCGCGCCGAGCTGAGCGCCGTTCCGGCCGTGATCGGCGGCAAGTTGGGCATCGCCGGCGCCCAGAGCGCCGAGCAGCTGGCCGAGTTGATCGACGCCGGCTACGACGCGGTCTTCGATGACGGAGCGGAGGGAATCGCCTCCTTCCAGCGGCTGCTCGACTCGCTCCCGCAGCGGGTGTTGACGTGA
- a CDS encoding phosphopantetheine-binding protein has product MWDEKFEETLRRFLPFLPPGEELANDTPLRELGLDSLGTIELLGNLESAYDIRFLDDALTLETFETPAVLWKTVAGLLPGAEA; this is encoded by the coding sequence ATGTGGGACGAGAAGTTCGAAGAGACCCTGCGCCGCTTCCTGCCCTTCCTGCCCCCGGGCGAGGAGCTGGCGAACGACACCCCGCTGCGTGAGCTGGGCCTGGACTCGCTGGGCACCATCGAGCTGCTGGGCAACCTGGAGAGCGCCTACGACATCCGCTTCCTGGACGACGCGCTGACCCTGGAGACCTTCGAGACCCCCGCCGTGCTCTGGAAGACCGTGGCGGGCCTGCTGCCCGGCGCCGAGGCCTGA
- a CDS encoding methylaspartate mutase — protein MIGGGFGGFGAFVRRVHQAGELVVQPRMGMSDPELMRAGLLATKGAAGRTVGTVTLDSYTRVGDLESAELALLEGVSLNGYPIVSHDLETTRRVLEGIYGADFPVQVRHGSAAPLDIFRALMTVGLDASEGGPVSYCLPYGRIPLRESVENWSRSCDLFSRLRELGREPHLETFGGCMLGQLCPPSQLVAISALEALFFYQHGLRSISASYAQQTHQQQDVEAVFALRRLCAELLPEADWHVVVYAYMGVYPTTPRGSLALLGEAAELAASTGSERLIVKTVAESVRIPTVAENVSALEHAAARAARTERVADEGADSQTYAEAAALVSAVLNLDPDVGRAMLLAFQRGYLDIPYCLHPDNQGRTRSYLDGEGRLRWADIGRLPLAGVVEAGESHTVTSGELLESLSYIRWKFDNEAIAAGQSHALSGGAA, from the coding sequence GTGATCGGGGGCGGGTTCGGCGGGTTCGGCGCGTTCGTCCGCCGGGTTCACCAGGCGGGCGAACTCGTGGTGCAACCCCGGATGGGGATGAGCGATCCGGAGCTGATGCGGGCCGGACTGCTGGCCACCAAGGGCGCCGCCGGGCGCACGGTCGGCACCGTCACGCTGGACAGCTACACCCGGGTGGGTGATCTGGAGTCGGCCGAACTCGCCCTGCTGGAAGGCGTCTCGCTCAACGGATACCCGATCGTCAGCCATGACCTGGAGACCACCAGGCGGGTGCTGGAGGGGATCTACGGCGCGGACTTCCCGGTGCAGGTCCGGCACGGCTCGGCCGCGCCGCTGGACATCTTCCGGGCGCTGATGACGGTGGGCCTGGACGCCTCGGAGGGCGGCCCGGTCTCCTACTGCCTGCCGTACGGGCGGATCCCGCTGCGCGAGTCGGTGGAGAACTGGTCGCGCTCCTGCGACCTGTTCAGCCGTCTGCGCGAACTCGGCCGGGAGCCGCACCTGGAGACCTTCGGCGGCTGCATGCTCGGCCAACTCTGCCCGCCCAGCCAGCTGGTGGCGATCAGCGCGCTCGAAGCGCTCTTCTTCTACCAGCACGGGCTGCGTTCCATCTCGGCCAGCTACGCCCAGCAGACGCACCAACAGCAGGACGTGGAGGCCGTGTTCGCGCTGCGCCGGCTCTGCGCGGAGCTGCTGCCCGAGGCGGACTGGCACGTGGTCGTCTACGCCTACATGGGCGTCTACCCCACCACGCCGCGCGGGTCGCTCGCCCTGCTCGGCGAGGCGGCCGAGCTGGCCGCCTCGACCGGCTCGGAGCGGCTGATCGTGAAGACCGTCGCCGAGTCCGTGCGGATCCCCACGGTGGCGGAGAACGTCAGCGCGCTGGAGCACGCGGCGGCGCGCGCGGCCCGCACCGAGCGGGTCGCCGACGAGGGCGCCGACTCGCAGACCTACGCGGAGGCCGCGGCGCTGGTCTCCGCGGTGCTGAACCTGGACCCGGACGTCGGGCGGGCGATGCTGCTGGCCTTCCAGCGCGGGTACCTGGACATCCCCTACTGCCTGCACCCCGACAACCAGGGGCGCACCCGCAGCTACCTGGACGGGGAGGGGCGGCTGCGCTGGGCGGACATCGGCCGGCTGCCGCTGGCCGGGGTGGTGGAGGCGGGCGAGTCCCACACCGTCACCTCCGGCGAACTGCTGGAGTCACTGTCCTACATCCGCTGGAAGTTCGACAACGAAGCGATTGCCGCCGGGCAGAGCCATGCGCTCTCCGGCGGTGCTGCTTGA
- a CDS encoding cytochrome P450 produces MTQTADQDRAATQPPAFPMPRSCPFSPPAQYAKLRESEPVSRAVLKVNGKPTWLVSTYEGMKKVLGDSRVSANLKLPGYPLQVPVPEEMLQAVPLTFLSMDQPEHTVQRRLLAPEFSLRQMRALRPRIQQIVDAQIDAMLAKGGPLDLVAALALPVPSLVICELLGVPYEDHPRFEHWAGQIMNQDISDAERGLAHYELDQYVDQLVTIKETTPGDDMISRLIAANRAEPSVEHADIVSMARLMLVTGHETTANMIALGTLALLEHPDQLAAVKADPALLPKAVEELLRFFSISDAGTARVALEDIEIDGVVIKAGEGILPLNNSANHDESVFPDADTLDIQREARSHLAFGYGIHQCIGQNLARIELEIVYDTLFRRIPGLKLTVPMPELKFKDDAIVYGMYELPVTW; encoded by the coding sequence ATGACCCAGACTGCCGACCAGGACCGTGCGGCCACCCAGCCGCCGGCCTTCCCGATGCCGCGTTCCTGCCCCTTCAGCCCGCCGGCGCAGTACGCCAAGCTCCGTGAGAGCGAGCCGGTCTCCCGGGCGGTCCTCAAGGTCAACGGCAAGCCCACCTGGCTGGTCAGCACCTACGAGGGCATGAAGAAGGTCCTCGGCGACTCCCGGGTGAGCGCCAACCTCAAGCTGCCCGGCTACCCGCTGCAGGTGCCGGTGCCCGAGGAGATGCTGCAGGCCGTCCCGCTCACCTTCCTCTCCATGGACCAGCCCGAGCACACCGTCCAGCGCCGGCTGCTGGCCCCCGAGTTCAGCCTGCGCCAGATGCGCGCGCTGCGCCCGCGGATCCAGCAGATCGTGGACGCCCAGATCGACGCGATGCTCGCCAAGGGCGGCCCGCTGGACCTGGTGGCCGCGCTCGCGCTGCCGGTGCCCTCGCTGGTGATCTGCGAGCTGCTCGGCGTCCCCTACGAGGACCACCCGCGCTTCGAGCACTGGGCCGGCCAGATCATGAACCAGGACATCAGCGACGCCGAGCGCGGCCTGGCGCACTACGAACTCGACCAGTACGTCGACCAGTTGGTCACCATCAAGGAGACCACGCCGGGCGACGACATGATCAGCCGGCTGATCGCGGCCAACCGCGCCGAGCCCTCCGTCGAGCACGCCGACATCGTGAGCATGGCCCGGCTGATGCTGGTCACCGGGCACGAGACCACCGCCAACATGATCGCGCTGGGCACCCTGGCGCTGCTTGAGCACCCCGACCAGCTCGCCGCCGTCAAGGCCGACCCGGCCCTGCTGCCCAAGGCCGTCGAGGAGTTGCTGCGCTTCTTCAGCATCTCCGACGCCGGCACCGCCCGGGTCGCGCTGGAGGACATCGAGATCGACGGAGTCGTCATCAAGGCGGGCGAGGGCATCCTGCCGCTCAACAACTCCGCCAACCACGACGAGAGCGTCTTCCCCGACGCCGACACCCTCGACATCCAGCGCGAGGCCCGCAGCCACCTCGCCTTCGGCTACGGCATCCACCAGTGCATCGGCCAGAACCTGGCCCGGATCGAGCTCGAGATCGTCTACGACACCCTGTTCCGGCGCATCCCCGGCCTCAAGCTCACCGTCCCGATGCCCGAGCTCAAGTTCAAGGACGACGCCATCGTCTACGGCATGTACGAACTGCCCGTCACCTGGTGA
- a CDS encoding AMP-binding protein — translation MSRNAIPQAEPAVLVHEVLDEATADAAPGAVAVGDRDGRWTYQELSEYSHAVDAWLEARGVGPGDRVLVQLPSTRALVALFYGTARRGAVLVPLNPGMKEYHLRSVLANAEPRLVIVADAAVERIAELSPVPVLGFGEVWPEVTALHGTGARASAQQVDADEVAVLVYTSGSTAAPKGVICPHRQMVFASRAINQELGYRPDDVVFCRFPISWDYGLYKILLAALGRSELVLADTDSDLVLLRRIRESGATVVPIVPSLAAMICSLAEREPAGSSKVRMFTNTGAALPKTTVDALRTAFPGAEVIRQFGQTECKRISVLPPEFEDSKPTSVGRPLPGTRVLILDEDGNEVPTGAAGEIVVEGPHVMPGYWRAPELTAKAFRTDPVSGQRRLHTGDFGSVDEDGFLYYEGRRDDMFKRKGVRMSTIEIEAAAMDIPGVQAAAVLPPTEDRDLAVCVVGDLAPHTVLRELSLRLEPAKVPSLCRGVDELPLTLHGKHDRRKLALLFEGTTP, via the coding sequence GTGAGTCGTAACGCGATACCGCAGGCCGAGCCCGCCGTGCTGGTGCACGAGGTGCTCGACGAGGCGACGGCGGATGCCGCGCCCGGGGCCGTCGCGGTCGGCGACCGGGACGGGCGATGGACCTACCAGGAGCTCAGCGAGTACAGCCACGCGGTCGACGCGTGGCTCGAGGCGCGCGGGGTCGGCCCCGGTGACCGGGTGCTGGTCCAACTGCCGAGCACCCGCGCGCTGGTGGCGCTGTTCTACGGGACGGCCCGGCGCGGTGCGGTCCTGGTGCCGCTGAACCCGGGCATGAAGGAGTACCACCTGCGTTCGGTGCTCGCCAACGCCGAACCCCGGCTGGTGATCGTCGCCGACGCCGCGGTGGAGCGGATCGCCGAGCTCTCACCGGTTCCGGTGCTGGGCTTCGGCGAGGTCTGGCCCGAGGTGACGGCCCTGCACGGCACCGGCGCGCGGGCATCGGCGCAGCAGGTCGACGCCGACGAGGTCGCCGTCCTGGTCTACACCTCCGGCAGCACCGCCGCGCCCAAGGGCGTGATCTGCCCGCACCGCCAGATGGTCTTCGCCTCCAGGGCGATCAACCAGGAACTCGGCTACCGCCCCGACGACGTGGTGTTCTGCCGGTTCCCGATCTCCTGGGACTACGGGCTCTACAAGATCCTGCTCGCCGCGCTCGGCCGCTCGGAACTGGTGCTGGCCGACACCGACTCGGACCTGGTGCTGCTGCGGCGGATCCGCGAGAGCGGCGCGACCGTGGTGCCGATCGTGCCCTCGCTGGCGGCGATGATCTGCTCCCTGGCCGAGCGCGAGCCGGCGGGCTCCTCGAAGGTGCGGATGTTCACCAACACCGGTGCCGCGCTGCCGAAGACCACGGTGGACGCGCTGCGCACGGCCTTCCCCGGCGCCGAGGTGATCCGCCAGTTCGGCCAGACCGAGTGCAAGCGGATCTCGGTGCTGCCGCCCGAGTTCGAGGACAGCAAGCCCACCTCGGTGGGCCGTCCGCTGCCGGGCACCAGGGTGCTGATCCTCGACGAGGACGGCAACGAGGTGCCCACCGGCGCGGCCGGCGAGATCGTGGTCGAGGGCCCGCACGTGATGCCCGGCTACTGGCGGGCGCCCGAGCTCACCGCCAAGGCCTTCCGGACCGACCCGGTCAGTGGGCAACGGCGCCTGCACACCGGTGACTTCGGCAGCGTGGACGAGGACGGGTTCCTCTACTACGAGGGCCGCCGGGACGACATGTTCAAGCGCAAGGGCGTGCGGATGAGCACGATCGAGATCGAGGCGGCCGCGATGGACATCCCCGGTGTCCAGGCCGCCGCGGTGCTGCCGCCGACCGAGGACCGCGACCTCGCGGTCTGCGTGGTGGGGGATCTGGCGCCGCACACCGTGCTGCGGGAGCTGTCGCTGCGCCTGGAGCCGGCCAAGGTGCCGAGCCTGTGCCGGGGGGTCGACGAGCTGCCGCTCACGCTGCACGGCAAGCACGATCGCAGGAAGCTCGCTCTACTCTTCGAAGGGACCACCCCGTGA
- a CDS encoding proline iminopeptidase-family hydrolase, whose translation MPLEPSAKGTVPFGEYRTWYRITGDIHADRPAVVVVHGGPGSTHDYLLQLTELAEQGWPVVHYDQLGNGGSTHLPNKGAEFWKVDLFAAELANLLSELGIADNYVLFGQSWGGLLAAKHAMTRPAGLRGLVVANSPASYPLWLSEMAVLRAQLPPDVQETLLRHEAAETFESPEYLAAMRVFYDRHVCRILPWPRDFLSSFMEIYNDPTVYYTMNGPNEFHVIGTLKDWSIIDELDAIRTPTLLISGKYDEATPVTMQPYFDRIPNVRWEIFENSSHCPHLEESDRFTEVMVGFLKELAQRDELAQPTALAQPVGESRS comes from the coding sequence GTGCCCCTGGAGCCCAGCGCTAAGGGAACCGTCCCGTTCGGGGAGTACCGAACCTGGTACCGGATCACCGGCGACATCCATGCGGACAGACCGGCCGTGGTGGTGGTGCACGGTGGTCCCGGCAGCACCCACGACTACCTGTTGCAGCTGACCGAACTCGCCGAGCAGGGCTGGCCGGTGGTGCACTACGACCAGCTCGGCAACGGCGGCTCGACCCACCTGCCCAACAAGGGCGCCGAGTTCTGGAAGGTGGACCTTTTCGCCGCCGAACTGGCGAACCTGCTGAGCGAATTGGGCATCGCCGACAACTACGTGCTGTTCGGTCAGTCCTGGGGCGGCCTGCTCGCCGCCAAGCACGCGATGACCCGGCCGGCCGGACTGCGCGGCCTGGTGGTGGCCAACTCGCCTGCCTCCTACCCGCTGTGGCTCAGCGAGATGGCCGTGCTGCGCGCCCAGCTGCCGCCGGACGTGCAGGAGACGCTGCTGCGGCACGAGGCGGCCGAGACCTTCGAGTCGCCCGAGTACCTGGCCGCAATGCGGGTCTTCTACGACCGCCATGTGTGCCGGATCCTGCCCTGGCCCCGGGACTTCCTCTCCTCCTTCATGGAGATCTACAACGACCCGACCGTGTACTACACGATGAACGGGCCGAACGAGTTCCATGTGATCGGCACCCTCAAGGACTGGTCGATCATCGACGAACTGGACGCGATCCGGACGCCGACGCTGCTGATCAGCGGCAAGTACGACGAGGCCACCCCGGTGACGATGCAGCCCTACTTCGACCGCATCCCCAACGTGCGGTGGGAGATCTTCGAGAACTCCAGCCACTGCCCGCACCTGGAGGAGTCGGACCGCTTCACCGAGGTGATGGTGGGCTTCCTGAAGGAGCTGGCGCAGCGGGACGAGCTGGCGCAGCCGACCGCGCTGGCGCAGCCGGTGGGGGAGAGCCGGTCATGA
- a CDS encoding AMP-binding protein: MDDTVDLALSGRFLRGLAKSADRPALLAGGISLTYQELHERALLLAGSLLAHLPSRPAAIGVLAGKGPSAYASILAGLYTGITMVPLQPAFPAARTRQMIEASGVGALIADDDSLPVLVGLREEGVDLPVLFAPGGQPQPAVPVDPAGALSAPMPVRGEDTAYVLFTSGSTGRPKGVPVTHANTHHYFGLLDERYDFGPEDVFSQNFDLNFDCAMFDLFCAWGAGGTLAVPPPQAYRDMPRFIADNGLSVWFSTPSAIALVRRMGGLGPATMPSLRWSFFAGEALSCQDAGNWLAAAPGSTLENLYGPTELTITVAAHRWAGEDALNGMVPIGSVHGGHQVLLLDRNGEDSAAEGELCIAGPQLTAGYLDAGDDVGRFFDRNGRRFYRTGDRVRRADGGELLYLGRDDAQVQVLGVRVELAEVDAAVRTCPGVQDAVTVAVAAQGSVELVVFYTGEVVPLAQLARDLRKVLPVAIVPKRYQHLAEFPLNSNRKIDRKQLALQAATTSD; encoded by the coding sequence ATGGATGACACCGTGGACCTCGCGCTGTCCGGGCGCTTCCTGCGCGGACTCGCCAAGTCGGCGGACCGCCCCGCACTGCTGGCCGGCGGGATCAGCCTGACCTACCAGGAGCTGCACGAGCGCGCGCTGCTGCTGGCGGGTTCGCTGCTGGCCCACCTGCCGTCGCGGCCCGCGGCGATCGGCGTGCTGGCGGGCAAGGGCCCCTCGGCGTACGCGTCGATCCTGGCCGGTCTGTACACCGGGATCACCATGGTCCCGTTGCAGCCGGCCTTCCCCGCCGCCCGCACCCGGCAGATGATCGAGGCGAGCGGGGTCGGTGCGCTGATCGCCGACGACGACTCGCTGCCGGTGCTGGTCGGGCTGCGGGAGGAGGGCGTCGACCTCCCGGTGCTCTTCGCCCCGGGCGGCCAGCCGCAGCCGGCCGTGCCGGTGGACCCGGCCGGCGCGCTGTCCGCGCCGATGCCGGTGCGCGGCGAGGACACCGCGTACGTCCTGTTCACCTCGGGCTCGACCGGGCGGCCCAAGGGCGTCCCGGTCACCCACGCCAACACCCACCACTACTTCGGCCTGCTCGACGAGCGATACGACTTCGGCCCCGAGGACGTGTTCTCGCAGAACTTCGACCTCAACTTCGACTGCGCGATGTTCGACCTGTTCTGCGCCTGGGGAGCCGGTGGCACGCTGGCCGTTCCGCCGCCGCAGGCCTACCGGGACATGCCGCGGTTCATCGCCGACAACGGCCTGAGTGTCTGGTTCTCCACCCCCAGCGCGATCGCGCTGGTCCGGCGGATGGGGGGTCTGGGGCCCGCCACCATGCCCTCGCTGCGTTGGAGCTTCTTCGCCGGAGAGGCGCTGAGCTGCCAGGACGCGGGCAACTGGCTGGCGGCGGCGCCGGGTTCGACGTTGGAGAACCTCTACGGGCCGACCGAGCTGACCATCACCGTCGCCGCCCACCGCTGGGCTGGCGAGGACGCGCTCAACGGCATGGTGCCGATCGGTTCGGTGCACGGCGGACACCAGGTGCTGCTGCTCGACCGCAACGGTGAGGACAGTGCCGCTGAGGGTGAACTCTGCATCGCCGGGCCGCAGTTGACCGCCGGATACCTCGATGCCGGCGACGACGTGGGGCGGTTCTTCGACCGCAACGGTCGGCGCTTCTACCGCACCGGGGACCGGGTGCGCCGGGCGGACGGCGGCGAACTGCTCTACCTGGGCCGGGACGACGCGCAGGTGCAGGTGCTCGGGGTGCGGGTGGAGCTGGCCGAGGTGGACGCCGCGGTGCGCACCTGCCCCGGCGTGCAGGACGCGGTCACCGTGGCGGTGGCGGCCCAGGGCTCGGTGGAGCTGGTGGTCTTCTACACCGGCGAGGTGGTGCCGCTGGCCCAACTCGCCCGCGACCTGCGCAAGGTGCTGCCGGTGGCGATCGTCCCCAAGCGCTACCAGCACCTGGCCGAGTTCCCGCTGAACTCGAACCGAAAGATCGACCGCAAGCAGCTCGCACTCCAGGCCGCGACGACATCCGATTGA